The following proteins are encoded in a genomic region of Spirosoma sp. SC4-14:
- a CDS encoding outer membrane beta-barrel family protein: MNFICYRHRLLAIVCLIGSLIGVAAVSAQAQSGVVKGSVIDSVTRKPLLEASVSLLLARDSSLVTFGITDGEGQFIFKNVVEGQYRILVTYVGYATRAKRVTITRADPTADAGAIELIAQSQTLNEVSVQGEKAPMAVKGDTLEFNAGSFKTQPNAQVEELLKKLPGVQVDRDGNITAQGQTVKKVLVDGKPFFGDDPKMATRNLPADIIDKVQLFDQLSEQSAFSGVEDGDQSKTINITTKKDKRKGTFGQQSIAGGPKPGDDPRYIAKATLNRFDNGQQMSILGMANNVNQQGFTAQDLGLGSNFGGSGNGSGGGSGSGSVSRSGGNGGSGSSGQVGNNAITKSWAGGINYRNSFGKKVDLAGSYNISNTNTLTQQSSRRENILPGTSTSTTRSDSTFVRNQTNGSDNTNTNNRFNLRLDYRIDSLTTIRVIPNLSWLQSDYQNGSDSRTVNGGGATTNTSTTNYHSNGNGFNGNNSVLLFRKFQKKGRTFSVNWNVALNNQNSLGINQSVTQSTTPLSATTGAPDSQTGTGGLYTQRINQQNDQQTRAMTNTINVSYTEPLSMRQTLELHYNLSNNHNESNRAVTDFNEATAQYDRANAALSNNFVNTYMTNRAGLTWQTKRLKYTYAFGVDAQQASLNSNNLSRDTTLSRTFTNLLPNALFTYNFAKNTRLRFNYRTRINAPSVNQLQPVPNNTNPLNIQLGNANLQPEYSHTISLNFNRFDPSTFRNLFASINASRTDNKIVNSTSFTSSGAQTTRPVNTNGYYTLSGFLALGRSIKIDEHRININLNTNATYNRGTSFVNSRPNLAQNWLIGEGLSLNTNINDKLDLNLAGTINLQSAKYSLQPQQNTTFLNQTGTLDLFYQLPFRFAFTTNVTYNHYGGQSGSYNQSFTLLNMALARQLFKQKQGELRFQVFDLLNQNRSIVRNVTDTYVEEVQSRVLNRYFTLSFVYNLRQFSAGFTPPTNNRYNRQGMGGDGGRGFRRND; encoded by the coding sequence ATGAACTTCATTTGCTACCGGCATCGGTTGTTAGCGATTGTATGCCTTATTGGTTCACTAATAGGCGTAGCAGCGGTGTCTGCACAGGCTCAGTCGGGTGTTGTAAAAGGCTCCGTCATTGATTCCGTTACGCGTAAGCCTTTGCTCGAAGCATCGGTGTCGCTGCTATTAGCACGCGATTCATCGCTGGTTACGTTTGGAATCACCGATGGTGAAGGCCAGTTTATTTTCAAAAATGTTGTTGAAGGCCAATACCGGATTCTGGTTACCTACGTTGGCTATGCAACCCGGGCTAAGCGAGTAACCATAACCCGCGCCGATCCGACAGCCGATGCTGGTGCAATTGAACTGATCGCGCAATCGCAGACCCTGAATGAGGTATCGGTACAGGGCGAAAAAGCGCCCATGGCCGTGAAAGGGGATACACTGGAGTTCAATGCCGGATCGTTTAAAACCCAGCCGAATGCGCAGGTTGAAGAGTTGTTGAAGAAACTTCCCGGAGTTCAGGTCGACCGCGATGGCAACATTACGGCGCAGGGGCAGACCGTTAAAAAAGTACTGGTTGATGGGAAACCATTTTTTGGTGATGATCCGAAGATGGCAACCCGAAATTTGCCAGCCGACATTATCGATAAGGTGCAGTTGTTCGATCAGTTGTCGGAGCAGTCGGCATTTTCGGGGGTGGAAGATGGCGATCAGTCTAAAACGATCAACATCACAACCAAAAAAGATAAACGGAAAGGTACGTTTGGGCAGCAGTCGATAGCGGGTGGTCCTAAACCCGGCGACGATCCGCGCTATATTGCCAAAGCAACGCTAAACCGCTTCGACAATGGGCAGCAGATGTCGATTCTGGGTATGGCCAATAACGTTAACCAGCAGGGTTTTACGGCGCAGGACCTTGGCTTAGGGAGCAACTTTGGCGGTAGTGGCAACGGTTCGGGTGGCGGCTCAGGATCGGGTAGTGTGAGTCGGAGCGGTGGCAATGGCGGTAGTGGCAGCAGTGGTCAGGTAGGCAACAATGCCATCACCAAATCGTGGGCGGGCGGAATCAACTACCGCAATAGCTTCGGCAAAAAAGTCGATCTGGCGGGTAGCTACAACATATCGAATACCAACACGCTAACCCAGCAGAGCAGCCGCCGGGAAAATATCCTGCCCGGAACCAGTACATCAACTACTCGCTCCGACTCAACCTTTGTGCGTAATCAGACCAACGGTTCCGATAATACTAACACCAACAACCGGTTCAATCTGCGACTCGATTACCGGATTGATTCACTGACGACAATTCGGGTAATTCCGAATCTGTCGTGGTTACAATCCGACTATCAGAACGGAAGTGATTCGCGTACGGTCAATGGAGGGGGAGCTACAACGAACACCAGCACAACCAATTATCATTCGAATGGAAATGGCTTCAATGGAAATAATTCGGTGCTGTTGTTCCGAAAGTTTCAGAAGAAGGGACGGACATTTTCGGTCAACTGGAATGTAGCCCTCAATAACCAGAATAGCCTGGGTATTAACCAATCGGTTACGCAGTCGACAACCCCCTTGTCGGCAACAACCGGGGCACCCGATAGTCAGACGGGTACGGGTGGGTTATACACACAAAGGATCAACCAGCAGAATGATCAGCAGACACGAGCGATGACGAATACCATCAACGTATCGTATACCGAACCGTTGTCGATGCGGCAAACCCTCGAACTCCATTACAATCTGTCGAACAATCATAACGAGTCGAACCGGGCAGTTACTGATTTCAACGAAGCAACTGCACAATACGATCGGGCCAATGCGGCACTGAGCAATAATTTTGTTAATACATACATGACCAATCGGGCGGGCTTGACGTGGCAAACCAAACGCTTGAAGTACACCTACGCGTTTGGAGTTGATGCACAGCAGGCCAGTCTGAATTCGAATAACCTGAGCCGCGACACTACGCTGAGCCGCACGTTTACGAACCTGCTGCCGAATGCGTTGTTTACTTACAACTTCGCTAAAAACACACGGCTCCGGTTCAACTATCGTACGCGGATCAATGCGCCATCGGTAAATCAGTTACAGCCCGTACCGAACAATACGAATCCGCTGAATATTCAGTTGGGCAATGCCAATCTACAGCCCGAATATAGCCATACGATTTCGCTGAATTTTAACCGCTTCGACCCGTCTACATTCCGTAACCTGTTTGCATCGATCAACGCCAGCCGGACGGATAACAAAATCGTGAACTCAACGTCGTTTACATCCTCGGGCGCACAAACAACCCGGCCCGTAAATACCAATGGCTATTATACGCTAAGTGGCTTTCTGGCACTGGGTCGTTCGATTAAAATTGACGAACATCGCATTAATATCAATCTGAATACCAACGCAACCTACAACCGGGGAACCAGCTTTGTGAACAGTCGTCCGAATCTGGCTCAGAACTGGCTCATAGGCGAAGGGTTGAGTTTGAACACCAACATCAACGACAAACTAGACCTTAATCTGGCTGGAACCATTAACCTGCAATCGGCCAAATATTCGTTGCAGCCGCAGCAGAATACCACGTTTCTGAACCAGACCGGCACGCTGGATCTGTTCTATCAGTTACCGTTCCGGTTTGCATTTACCACCAATGTTACATATAATCATTACGGTGGCCAGTCGGGTAGTTATAATCAGTCGTTTACATTGCTGAATATGGCCCTGGCCCGTCAGTTGTTCAAACAGAAGCAGGGTGAACTGCGGTTTCAGGTCTTCGATTTGCTGAATCAGAACCGGAGTATTGTTCGTAACGTAACCGATACCTACGTAGAAGAAGTGCAGAGCCGGGTACTGAATCGCTATTTTACGCTGAGTTTTGTGTATAACCTGCGCCAGTTCAGTGCCGGGTTTACACCGCCCACCAACAACCGCTATAACCGGCAGGGTATGGGTGGCGATGGCGGTCGGGGGTTCCGGCGCAACGACTAA
- a CDS encoding ATP/GTP-binding protein: MKLLFLLCSLLCVAHSQAQHQLKKIWESDSTLAIPESVLPDNDVLYVSLIDGSPWDTDGRGGVAKLSKNGKIMNPSWVTGLNAPKGMGIWRGKLYVADVSEVVVVNLANGKIETKIPVEGATGLNDITIDKQGTVYVSDSKLGNVHQIKNGKATLLMSDLKGVNGLKAVGTDLYALTANDVYKIGANKTKTVVCTMETGGDGIEPVGNGDFVVSTWGGVVYYMDKSGKLQTMLDTRAQKKNTADIGYDPVQRIVYVPTFMAKSVVAYRLD, translated from the coding sequence ATGAAACTTCTATTCTTGCTGTGTTCTCTGCTTTGTGTTGCCCATAGCCAGGCTCAACACCAACTAAAAAAAATCTGGGAAAGCGATAGCACGCTGGCTATACCCGAATCGGTACTGCCCGACAACGATGTGCTCTATGTATCGCTAATCGACGGATCGCCCTGGGATACCGACGGCCGGGGTGGCGTGGCTAAGCTGAGCAAAAACGGTAAAATTATGAACCCTAGTTGGGTAACTGGCCTGAATGCACCGAAGGGTATGGGGATCTGGCGCGGAAAACTTTACGTGGCCGATGTGTCAGAGGTGGTTGTGGTTAATTTAGCGAATGGGAAAATTGAAACGAAAATACCGGTCGAAGGCGCTACCGGCCTGAACGATATAACTATCGATAAACAGGGTACCGTATATGTTTCGGATAGTAAGCTGGGAAATGTGCACCAAATTAAAAACGGCAAAGCCACGCTACTGATGAGCGACCTGAAAGGCGTAAACGGACTGAAAGCAGTTGGGACGGATCTGTATGCCTTAACGGCCAACGATGTTTATAAAATAGGAGCCAATAAAACCAAGACCGTTGTTTGCACAATGGAAACGGGTGGCGATGGTATTGAACCCGTTGGAAATGGTGATTTTGTGGTGTCCACCTGGGGTGGCGTCGTTTATTACATGGACAAAAGCGGTAAACTACAAACCATGCTGGACACGCGTGCACAGAAAAAAAATACGGCCGACATTGGCTACGATCCGGTGCAACGAATAGTGTATGTGCCAACATTTATGGCAAAATCAGTAGTTGCTTACCGCCTGGATTAG
- a CDS encoding C40 family peptidase, whose protein sequence is MTKKMLLTALAAVSFGIVRAQTVSTVTPEVPAVTDNKLTVTQEIPTVTSTTRSFYEQIPLVGDLIDFAKKHLSIRYRLGGTTKRGFDCSGFTRFCFSQFGISLPHSSAAQGNVGQPVDKANAQPGDLILFKGHSAHGSQIGHVGLITEVVGNQIKFIHSAWNGGVRYDYLHASYYERRFVGVRRVVHLLTDK, encoded by the coding sequence ATGACGAAGAAAATGCTCCTGACAGCACTTGCTGCTGTCTCGTTTGGCATCGTTCGCGCCCAGACCGTATCGACCGTAACCCCAGAAGTGCCCGCCGTAACTGACAACAAGCTCACCGTAACTCAAGAGATACCCACTGTAACTTCTACTACTCGCTCATTTTATGAGCAAATTCCTCTGGTAGGCGATCTGATCGATTTTGCCAAAAAGCATCTGTCAATTCGTTATCGATTGGGCGGAACAACAAAACGAGGGTTCGACTGTTCTGGTTTTACCCGTTTTTGTTTTAGCCAATTCGGCATTTCTCTTCCCCATTCGAGTGCCGCTCAGGGCAATGTAGGTCAGCCTGTCGACAAGGCCAATGCGCAACCGGGCGACTTAATTCTGTTTAAAGGCCATAGCGCCCATGGTAGTCAAATTGGCCATGTTGGATTAATTACTGAAGTTGTTGGTAACCAGATTAAATTTATTCATTCTGCCTGGAATGGTGGCGTACGATACGATTACCTCCATGCATCTTACTATGAGCGTCGTTTTGTTGGCGTTCGGCGAGTGGTTCATTTGCTGACGGATAAATGA